One stretch of Zingiber officinale cultivar Zhangliang chromosome 6B, Zo_v1.1, whole genome shotgun sequence DNA includes these proteins:
- the LOC121990223 gene encoding protein ACCELERATED CELL DEATH 6-like, translating to MSSDIMDPKLWEAATSGDAEYIEKKKNLLGQVTIDGNSALHIAAKCGFEELARLVSRAQPSLLTSQNKSGDTPLHLASAAGHLSIVTLLINHRPSSIGVEEDVTRMAVIANKIGNTALHAATIGGHLSVVKLLLSGAPELAIMTNGAGVSALYMAAERGLLGIVRNILMFSPAVSHVGPCGQTALHAAVLRSDKISMAIIEKNRSYLKHQDASQSTPLHFAAASGDADMLGLLLQQDASAGYMQDEDGFAIIHIAASVGNLNMIKKILAHCPDAREQKNNRGSNFIHVAVEKKNLNLVKYVLSSSSSAKELLNEQDHEGNTPLHLAVLARDRKMIRMLLSSRIVDTALTNNSGFTPIDVASSKVRIEVSLRMYNIMTDLISYGSRFSPQRVDHLRNHLQRKQDDEINRYRALANNLAVIAVLIATVTFAAAFTLPGGYNSNAGPDEGMAILSSRASFKAFMISDTLAMASSITVALVLIYSGSLDHDVRLQSLMTAIKLLWVAVGAMSVAFVTGVYAVVERDIKWIAVLVALIVCSVPLVAFIITYRHSADYLSMVKTQLIPSFGHKEEQMDLDEFKDGTTNKRIQMKFVESHRVDVMDFRTPESSEAAT from the exons ATGAGCAGCGATATCATGGACCCGAAATTGTGGGAGGCAGCAACCTCCGGAGATGCAGAATacattgaaaagaaaaagaatcTCCTTGGCCAAGTTACCATCGATGGCAACTCGGCGCTGCACATCGCCGCAAAGTGTGGCTTTGAGGAGCTCGCCAGGCTAGTGAGCAGGGCGCAGCCTTCCCTCCTCACGTCGCAAAACAAGAGCGGAGATACACCCCTGCACTTGGCGTCGGCCGCTGGCCATCTCAGTATCGTGACCCTTTTGATCAACCACCGGCCGTCATCTATCGGTGTTGAGGAAGACGTGACGCGGATGGCCGTCATTGCCAACAAAATCGGGAACACCGCCCTACATGCGGCGACCATCGGTGGTCATCTCTCGGTTGTGAAACTGCTTCTGTCGGGGGCTCCGGAACTGGCGATCATGACCAACGGAGCTGGGGTTTCTGCGCTCTACATGGCAGCCGAGAGGGGATTGCTAGGGATTGTGAGGAACATACTGATGTTCTCGCCCGCAGTCTCGCACGTAGGGCCCTGTGGTCAGACGGCGCTACATGCTGCTGTTCTTAGAAGCGACA AAATATCAATGGCGATAATAGAAAAGAATCGTTCGTATCTGAAACATCAAGATGCCTCCCAAAGCACTCCTCTTCACTTTGCAGCGGCCAGTGGAGATGCTGACATGCTGGGGTTGCTTCTGCAACAAGATGCCTCTGCAGGTTACATGCAGGACGAAGATGGTTTCGCCATCATCCACATCGCAGCAAGTGTAGGCAACCTGAACATGATCAAGAAGATATTGgcgcattgccctgatgcacggGAACAGAAGAACAACAGAGGAAGCAACTTTATTCATGTGGCCGTCGAGAAGAAGAATCTAAACCTGGTGAAGTACGTTCTCAGTTCTTCCTCCTCTGCCAAAGAGCTCCTCAACGAACAAGACCATGAAGGAAACACGCCTTTGCATCTCGCGGTCCTTGCGAGGGATCGGAAAATGATTCGAATGTTGTTATCCAGTCGAATCGTGGACACTGCCCTCACGAACAATTCGGGTTTCACACCGATCGACGTTGCTTCCTCAAAAGTCAGAATAGAAGTCAGCCTTCGGATG TATAACATCATGACAGATTTAATCTCATACGGCTCGCGTTTCAGTCCACAGCGAGTCGATCACTTAAGAAACCACTTGCAGAGAAAGCAAGATGATGAAATAAATCGATATCGAGCATTGGCCAATAACCTTGCTGTTATTGCGGTGCTCATTGCGACAGTCACCTTTGCAGCTGCATTCACCTTACCGGGAGGATACAACAGCAATGCTGGACCAGATGAAGGAATGGCCATCTTATCGAGCAGAGCTTCCTTCAAAGCATTCATGATCTCAGACACCTTAGCCATGGCCAGCTCCATCACAGTAGCACTCGTTCTGATCTACTCTGGTTCTCTAGATCATGATGTCCGATTGCAGTCCCTTATGACCGCAATCAAGCTATTGTGGGTTGCAGTCGGTGCCATGAGTGTGGCATTCGTCACTGGTGTGTACGCTGTCGTTGAGCGCGACATCAAGTGGATTGCGGTTCTTGTCGCCCTAATAGTTTGCAGTGTCCCTTTAGTTGCCTTTATCATTACTTATCGGCATTCAGCAGACTACTTGAGCATGGTGAAGACACAGTTAATCCCCTCATTTGGCCACAAGGAGGAGCAGATGGATTTAGATGAGTTCAAGGACGGTACAACCAATAAAAGGATACAAATGAAATTTGTTGAATCTCATAGAGTTGATGTCATGGACTTTAGAACACCAGAGTCATCGGAGGCAGCTACATGA